One region of Limnospira fusiformis SAG 85.79 genomic DNA includes:
- a CDS encoding IS630-like element ISAtsp1 family transposase (programmed frameshift) translates to MPAPYSYDLRQKVIDAIELDGMPKTEASQVFHVSRNTINLWLQRKAQTGDFLPKPHHRPGNNHKITDWQKFKAFAQEHGDKTAAQMAELWDDDISPRTISRALKKIGFTRKKTYGYQERDEQQREEFMAQIEQMEPQEVVYLDEAGMNSQDSDYPYGYCEEGKRFHALKSGKRQGRVSMIAAWCHQQLLAPFSFEGCCNRTVFELWLEFILIPTLKPGQTLVLDNATFHKGGRIAELVEAAQCRLLYLPPYSPDLNKIEKCWSWLKARIRHCIEQFDSLHDAMDSVLKAAS, encoded by the exons ATGCCAGCCCCCTATAGTTACGACCTCAGACAAAAAGTTATTGATGCCATTGAACTAGACGGTATGCCCAAAACAGAAGCCAGTCAAGTTTTCCATGTCAGCAGGAACACCATTAATCTCTGGCTGCAAAGAAAAGCACAGACCGGAGACTTCCTCCCTAAACCTCATCACCGACCTGGCAATAACCACAAAATTACCGACTGGCAAAAATTCAAGGCTTTTGCCCAAGAGCATGGCGACAAAACAGCAGCTCAAATGGCTGAACTTTGGGATGACGACATCTCTCCTCGCACCATATCCAGAGCCTTGAAGAAAATTGGCTTCACCAGA AAAAAAACTTACGGCTACCAAGAACGTGATGAGCAACAGCGAGAGGAGTTTATGGCTCAGATTGAACAGATGGAGCCACAAGAAGTGGTCTACCTCGATGAAGCCGGCATGAATAGTCAGGACTCGGATTACCCTTATGGTTACTGCGAGGAAGGAAAACGCTTCCATGCACTCAAATCAGGGAAGAGGCAGGGCAGGGTAAGTATGATAGCCGCATGGTGTCATCAACAACTCTTAGCTCCCTTTAGCTTTGAGGGTTGTTGTAATCGGACAGTGTTTGAGTTGTGGTTGGAGTTCATCTTAATTCCAACATTGAAGCCAGGTCAGACTCTAGTATTGGACAATGCAACGTTTCATAAAGGGGGACGGATTGCTGAACTGGTGGAGGCAGCTCAATGCCGTTTACTCTATCTACCACCTTATTCGCCAGACCTCAACAAGATAGAGAAATGTTGGTCGTGGCTGAAAGCCCGTATTCGCCACTGCATTGAGCAGTTTGATTCTCTCCATGATGCCATGGATTCCGTTCTCAAAGCTGCGTCCTAA